A single region of the Bicyclus anynana chromosome 14, ilBicAnyn1.1, whole genome shotgun sequence genome encodes:
- the LOC112057918 gene encoding AN1-type zinc finger protein 1 — protein MEFPSLGEHCQNKDCNQTDFLPLQCKCGIVFCRQHFLDHCLSGECSLAPKPKEVNFENEDQIYRCSSKGCKKGNLHEMLCNKCNKHYCIEHRFHPSCPEIDDETMAAKVEQFEAPRRQFREANKFLQEKITENIRKALQSSAKVKTASKIHLMRIKQKAQGPKSIPITDRVYFAIKKPTDMQSKAVTIVNDESTIKCIESLTLDPDLKDTVPVFISKKWSLGRTIDSICDTCNIRNDNNKIGDIKLRLFRQLDGYCISPLKMDVDIEELLAKEVLLEGDKLVIEYIDSNVINNLVDNAQIFLT, from the exons atggagTTTCCTTCGCTTGGTGAGCACTGCCAAAACAAAGATTGCAATCAAACAGACTTCCTGCCTCTGCAATGTAAATGTGGAATAGTATTCTGCCGACAACATTTCCTCGACCATTGTTTGTCAGGCGAATGCAGTTTGGCGCCAAAGCCCAAAGAGGTTAACTTTGAAAATGAAGATCAGATTTACAGATGCTCATCAAAAGGTTGTAAAAAAGGAAATCTTCATGAAATGCTTTGCAATAAATGCAACAAACATTATTGTATAGAACACAGGTTCCACCC atCATGCCCTGAAATAGATGATGAAACTATGGCAGCAAAAGTAGAACAATTTGAAGCACCAAGGCGTCAGTTCCGAGAAGCTAATAAGTTTCTACAAGAAAAG ATTACAGAGAACATAAGGAAAGCACTCCAGTCATCAGCAAAAGTGAAGACTGCATCCAAAATCCACTTAATGAGAATCAAACAAAAAGCTCAAGGACCCAAATCCATACCAATTACGGATAGAGtatattttgcaataaaaaaaccTACCGACATGCAATCAAAAGCAGTCACTATTGTGAATGATGAAAGtactataaaatgtattgaatcACTGACACTTGATCCAGATTTAAAAGACACAGTACCagtatttatttctaaaaaatggAGCCTCGGTCGTACAATTGATTCTATATGTGATACATGCAATATAAGAaatgataataacaaaattgGAGACATCAAACTAAGGTTGTTCAGACAATTGGACGGGTACTGTATTAGCCCTTTAAAAATGGATGTTGACATTGAAGAGTTGCTGGCAAAAGAGGTTTTGTTAGAGGGTGATAAGCTAGTCATAGAATATATAGatagtaatgttataaataatctTGTTGATAATGCACagatatttttaacttaa